The Bacteroidota bacterium region TTTTGTTTGTATTAATGTAAGTGCCTCAAACATTTCGTCTAAAGTGCCAAAACCTCCCGGCATCACAACAAATCCCTGAGAATATTTTACGAACATTACCTTTCGCACAAAGAAATAATCGAACTCTATATTTTTGTCATTATCAATGTAAGGGTTGAAATGCTGCTCAAACGGCAGTTCAATATTCAGACCAACCGATGTTCCTCCTCCTAAGTGGGCTCCTTTATTTCCCGCTTCCATAATACCGGGGCCACCTCCGGTTATTATTCCAAATCCTTTTTGAGTTAAAGTATAGGCTATCTCTTCAGTCAGTTTATATAAGGGATTGTCGTTTTTTGTTCTGGCCGAACCAAAAATTGTGACACAAGGGCCAATTCTGCTCATTTTTTCGAAGCCGTCTACGAACTCCGACATTACTTTAAAAATAGCCCATGAGTCGTTAGATTTTATTTCGTTCCAGGATTTTTGTTTAAACTTTGAATGTATTCTTTTTTCTTCGTTTGTCATGATATATATGTTTTGGCGGGTTTAACGGGCTTTCGGCTGTAGTTATACTTATAAAAATTGTTCATAATCAATTTATGTAAGCTCCTTCCGTCGCTTTCAGAAACTGTTATTCACAAATTTTTATAAGCACAAGCTGCCGCCTCTATCCCTACCCGGGCAGATTATTAGTTATGTAATATAAGAATAAAAGATGAAAGGCTAAAGATGAAAGGCTAAAGATACCTGCCTGCGTGACTCAGTCAGGTAGGAAAGATAAAAGAA contains the following coding sequences:
- a CDS encoding TIGR00730 family Rossman fold protein translates to MTNEEKRIHSKFKQKSWNEIKSNDSWAIFKVMSEFVDGFEKMSRIGPCVTIFGSARTKNDNPLYKLTEEIAYTLTQKGFGIITGGGPGIMEAGNKGAHLGGGTSVGLNIELPFEQHFNPYIDNDKNIEFDYFFVRKVMFVKYSQGFVVMPGGFGTLDEMFEALTLIQTKKIGKFPIILVGSKFWTGLLDWIKSTLLSEYENINAEDLNLITIVDTPEEVLETIENFYEKYNLSPNF